A genome region from Chloroflexia bacterium SDU3-3 includes the following:
- a CDS encoding SHOCT domain-containing protein, whose translation MRSVRNSLIGWLIFGIVIVLITTIAPTFFFQQSFPFGGSAGGPFGGFDALGIIIPIVVVAIIILSVLPFLRMLSPAKIKDGIPASAKILEVRDTGASINDNPMVQLLLEVRPAGAAPYQATAKALVSRLKVGYLMPGGTVQVIYDAHKPERVEITEIDAPTPNVDSPTSAGGPAAALEQLAALHGKGLITDEEFQQKRAEVLRTM comes from the coding sequence ATGCGATCAGTACGGAATAGCCTGATCGGCTGGCTCATCTTCGGGATCGTGATCGTTCTCATCACCACCATCGCACCAACCTTTTTCTTCCAACAATCGTTTCCCTTCGGCGGCTCGGCGGGCGGGCCATTCGGAGGCTTCGACGCGCTCGGGATCATCATCCCTATCGTCGTCGTCGCGATCATCATCCTCTCCGTCCTGCCGTTCCTACGCATGCTGTCGCCCGCCAAGATCAAGGATGGTATCCCGGCATCTGCCAAGATCCTTGAGGTGCGGGACACTGGCGCAAGCATCAACGACAACCCAATGGTACAGCTGCTGCTGGAGGTGCGCCCTGCAGGCGCTGCGCCCTACCAGGCGACGGCCAAGGCCCTCGTCTCGCGGCTCAAGGTGGGCTATCTGATGCCGGGCGGGACCGTGCAGGTCATCTACGACGCGCACAAGCCCGAGCGGGTGGAGATCACCGAGATCGACGCACCCACGCCAAATGTCGACAGCCCCACATCCGCAGGCGGTCCCGCCGCCGCGCTTGAGCAGCTGGCCGCGCTGCATGGCAAGGGCCTGATCACCGATGAGGAGTTCCAGCAGAAGCGCGCGGAGGTGCTGCGCACTATGTAG